The Streptomyces sp. NBC_01255 genome window below encodes:
- a CDS encoding ABC transporter permease, whose protein sequence is MGIVTDAWAWLTTGAHWTGEEGIGQRLAEHVYVSGAALLIAAAIALPLGLWLGHLGRGGALAVNVSNVGRAVPVFAVLALFMVSPLRNAGYVPTVVALVLFAIPPLLTNAYVGMREVDRAAVRAARGMGMTGGQLFRRVEMPLARPVVMTGVRSAAVQVIATATVAAMVGQGGLGRIITAGFALYDTAQVVAGAVLVALLALLVEAVLAGADRLLAGPSRVRASKD, encoded by the coding sequence GTGGGGATCGTGACGGACGCCTGGGCCTGGCTCACCACCGGCGCGCACTGGACCGGCGAGGAGGGCATCGGGCAGCGGCTCGCGGAGCACGTGTACGTGAGCGGGGCGGCCCTGCTCATCGCCGCGGCGATCGCGCTGCCGCTCGGGCTGTGGCTCGGTCATCTCGGCCGGGGCGGGGCGCTCGCGGTGAACGTGTCGAACGTGGGGCGGGCGGTCCCCGTCTTCGCGGTCCTCGCGCTGTTCATGGTCTCGCCCCTGCGGAACGCCGGCTATGTGCCGACCGTCGTCGCCCTCGTGCTGTTCGCGATACCGCCGCTCCTCACCAACGCGTACGTGGGGATGCGGGAGGTGGACCGGGCCGCGGTGCGGGCCGCGCGGGGCATGGGGATGACGGGCGGCCAGCTGTTCCGGCGCGTCGAAATGCCGCTGGCACGGCCGGTGGTGATGACCGGGGTGCGTTCGGCTGCGGTGCAGGTGATCGCCACGGCGACGGTCGCGGCGATGGTCGGCCAGGGCGGGCTCGGCCGGATCATCACGGCCGGCTTCGCCCTCTACGACACCGCGCAAGTGGTCGCGGGCGCCGTGCTCGTGGCCCTGCTCGCCCTCCTGGTGGAGGCGGTGCTCGCGGGAGCGGACCGGCTCCTGGCGGGGCCCTCGCGCGTGCGCGCATCGAAAGACTGA
- a CDS encoding ABC transporter substrate-binding protein produces MGGLVNRVSRIAGAVLGTTALAVALAACGGESLEGGKKKDSGSAGDASAGAEKGSLVVGAAAFTESKVLAELYAQSLRAAGYSVSVTSVKNRELYEPSLENGEIDVVPEYAATIAEFLNAKVNGPKAPEEKPVASGDAAATVEALRKLAEPRGLKVLAVGEAVDQNAFAVTKEFAAKNKLTTLSDLGRSKLKVKIAAGDECAVRPFCAPGLKKAYGIDVAGIDPKGVGTPQAKQAVKDGVDQLVLTTTTDATIDSFGLVFLEDDKKLQNADNVLPVVNAKDAGAPEIAAALDKITKVLTTADLAELNRKVDAERAKPEDVAKDYLTAKGLLNK; encoded by the coding sequence ATGGGTGGTCTTGTGAACAGGGTCTCGCGTATCGCGGGTGCGGTGCTGGGGACGACGGCGCTGGCCGTCGCGCTCGCCGCGTGCGGTGGTGAAAGCCTGGAGGGGGGCAAGAAGAAGGACTCCGGCAGCGCAGGCGACGCGTCCGCGGGCGCGGAGAAGGGCTCGCTCGTCGTGGGCGCGGCGGCCTTCACCGAGTCGAAGGTGCTGGCCGAGCTCTACGCCCAGTCGCTGCGGGCCGCCGGATACTCCGTATCCGTCACCAGCGTGAAGAATCGCGAACTGTACGAGCCGTCCCTGGAGAACGGCGAGATCGACGTCGTACCGGAATACGCGGCGACCATCGCGGAATTCCTCAACGCGAAGGTGAACGGCCCGAAGGCGCCCGAGGAGAAGCCGGTCGCTTCCGGTGACGCGGCCGCCACGGTCGAGGCGCTGCGGAAGCTCGCCGAACCGCGCGGCCTCAAGGTGCTCGCGGTCGGTGAGGCGGTCGATCAGAACGCCTTCGCGGTGACCAAGGAATTCGCCGCGAAGAACAAGCTGACGACCCTTTCCGATCTCGGCCGCTCGAAGCTCAAGGTGAAGATCGCGGCCGGTGACGAATGCGCGGTGCGCCCCTTCTGCGCGCCCGGTCTGAAGAAGGCGTACGGGATCGACGTGGCCGGCATCGACCCCAAGGGCGTCGGGACCCCGCAGGCCAAGCAGGCCGTCAAGGACGGGGTGGACCAGCTGGTCCTGACGACCACCACGGACGCCACGATCGACAGCTTCGGGCTCGTCTTCCTGGAGGACGACAAGAAGCTGCAGAACGCCGACAATGTGCTGCCCGTGGTCAACGCCAAGGACGCCGGCGCTCCCGAGATAGCGGCCGCCCTCGACAAGATCACGAAGGTGCTGACCACCGCGGATCTCGCCGAACTCAACCGCAAGGTGGACGCCGAGCGGGCCAAGCCGGAAGACGTCGCCAAGGACTATCTGACGGCGAAGGGGCTGCTCAACAAGTAG
- a CDS encoding GNAT family N-acetyltransferase — MTYRLALLTAAEAARRREELIALCAQAFGVSPWHEPPLGAVRTVDRLLDSAARRDDFCAAAAYADDGTEDADGTAYADAALLGFAAGWTDTALSGDEPFFELAELVVAPGSQGQGIGRSLHDGLLVVGSPGPALLMTLDVPELTDRYARWGWTVVDRRRPGTEQRDYVVMRHA; from the coding sequence GTGACGTACCGCCTCGCCCTGCTCACGGCGGCCGAGGCGGCCCGGCGCCGCGAAGAACTGATCGCCCTGTGCGCCCAGGCCTTCGGCGTATCCCCCTGGCACGAGCCCCCGCTCGGCGCCGTACGGACCGTGGACCGGCTGCTCGACAGCGCCGCGCGGAGGGACGACTTCTGCGCGGCGGCCGCGTACGCCGACGACGGCACCGAGGACGCCGACGGCACCGCGTACGCCGACGCCGCCCTGCTCGGCTTCGCGGCCGGCTGGACCGACACCGCCCTGTCCGGCGACGAGCCCTTCTTCGAGCTGGCCGAGCTGGTCGTCGCCCCCGGCAGCCAGGGCCAGGGCATCGGCCGGTCCCTCCACGACGGGCTGCTCGTGGTCGGCTCGCCGGGGCCGGCCCTGCTGATGACCCTCGACGTACCGGAACTGACGGACCGGTACGCGCGCTGGGGCTGGACGGTCGTGGACCGCCGGCGCCCCGGCACGGAGCAGCGCGACTACGTCGTGATGAGACACGCCTGA
- a CDS encoding NADH-quinone oxidoreductase subunit D, which yields MTETTVGIGGAAESTDMVLNIGPQHPSTHGVLRLRLVLDGEVIQQAEPVIGYMHRGAEKLFEARDYRQIVMLANRHDWLSAFSNELGVVMAVERMLGMEVPERAVWTRTLLAELNRVLNHLMFLGSYPLELGGITPVFHAFREREELQAVMEEVSGGRMHYMFNRVGGLKEDLPAGWLGRARQAVADVRSRMDVYDRLVLGNEIFRGRTRGVGVLSPDAVHAYGVSGPIARASGVDFDLRRDEPYLAYGELQDTLRVAVREEGDCLARFECLLDQTHNSLDLADACLDRMAELPQGPINQRLPKVLKAPEGHTYAWTENPLGVNGYYLVSKGEKTPYRLKLRSASFNNIQALVELLPGTLVADMVAILGSLFFVVGDIDK from the coding sequence ATGACGGAGACGACGGTCGGAATCGGCGGCGCGGCGGAGAGCACCGACATGGTGCTGAACATCGGACCGCAGCATCCCTCGACCCATGGCGTGCTCCGCCTCCGCCTCGTGCTCGACGGCGAGGTGATCCAGCAGGCCGAGCCGGTGATCGGCTACATGCACCGCGGCGCCGAGAAGCTCTTCGAGGCGCGTGACTACCGCCAGATCGTCATGCTGGCCAACCGTCACGACTGGCTCTCCGCGTTCTCCAACGAGCTCGGGGTCGTCATGGCCGTCGAGCGGATGCTGGGCATGGAGGTCCCCGAGCGCGCCGTGTGGACCCGTACGCTCCTCGCCGAGCTGAACCGGGTCCTCAACCACCTCATGTTCCTCGGCTCGTACCCCCTCGAACTGGGCGGGATCACCCCGGTCTTCCACGCCTTCCGGGAGCGCGAGGAGCTCCAGGCCGTGATGGAGGAGGTCTCCGGCGGCCGGATGCACTACATGTTCAACCGGGTCGGCGGCCTCAAGGAGGACCTGCCCGCCGGCTGGCTCGGACGGGCGCGGCAGGCCGTCGCGGACGTCCGCTCGCGGATGGACGTGTACGACCGGCTGGTCCTCGGCAACGAGATCTTCCGGGGCCGTACGCGCGGGGTCGGCGTCCTGTCGCCGGACGCGGTGCACGCGTACGGGGTGTCCGGGCCGATCGCCCGCGCCTCGGGCGTCGACTTCGACCTGCGCCGCGACGAGCCGTACCTCGCCTACGGGGAGCTCCAGGACACGCTGCGGGTCGCCGTGCGCGAGGAGGGCGACTGCCTGGCCCGCTTCGAGTGCCTGCTCGACCAGACGCACAACTCCCTGGACCTGGCGGACGCCTGCCTGGACCGGATGGCCGAGCTGCCGCAGGGCCCGATCAACCAGCGGCTGCCGAAGGTGCTGAAGGCGCCGGAGGGGCACACGTACGCCTGGACCGAGAACCCGCTCGGCGTCAACGGCTACTACCTGGTCTCCAAGGGCGAGAAGACGCCGTACCGGCTGAAGCTCCGCTCGGCGTCGTTCAACAACATCCAGGCGCTGGTCGAGCTGCTGCCGGGGACGCTCGTCGCCGACATGGTCGCGATCCTCGGCTCGCTGTTCTTCGTCGTCGGCGACATCGACAAGTAG
- a CDS encoding SAM-dependent methyltransferase, protein MTDDVTGETCQWQGWREATERALYGPGGFYRRPEGPAGHFRTSVHAGPLFAGAVARLLGEVAEELGTAEVALVDVGAGRGELLTAVLAATAATTGMAASTGTDLVVRAYAVERAARPAGLDPRIVWTDRLPEPRSVRGLVFANEWLDNVPVDVAEVDAAGVARYVEVRADGTERLAAPVSGADAEWLARWWPLREPGARAEIGRPRDAAWAAAVGSLAAGRAVAVDYAHVRESRPLFGTLTGFRAGREVPPVPDGSCDVTAHVAADACGAAGGGAELVTQREALHRLGVSGGRPPLSLATTDPAGYVRALASAGEAAELTARGGLGDFLWLTQRVPPATG, encoded by the coding sequence GTGACGGATGACGTGACGGGTGAGACGTGTCAGTGGCAGGGGTGGCGCGAGGCCACGGAACGGGCGCTGTACGGCCCGGGAGGCTTCTACCGGCGTCCCGAGGGACCTGCGGGGCACTTCCGCACCTCGGTCCACGCGGGGCCGCTCTTCGCGGGGGCCGTGGCCCGGCTGCTCGGCGAGGTCGCGGAGGAGCTGGGAACGGCCGAGGTGGCGCTGGTCGACGTGGGCGCGGGGCGGGGCGAGCTGCTCACGGCGGTCCTCGCGGCGACCGCGGCGACCACGGGGATGGCGGCGAGCACGGGGACGGACCTCGTCGTCCGGGCGTACGCGGTCGAGCGCGCCGCCCGCCCGGCGGGCCTCGACCCGCGGATCGTCTGGACGGACCGGCTGCCGGAGCCGCGGAGCGTGCGCGGCCTCGTCTTCGCGAACGAGTGGCTCGACAACGTGCCGGTGGACGTGGCCGAGGTCGACGCGGCGGGCGTCGCCCGGTACGTGGAGGTCCGCGCGGACGGTACGGAGCGGCTCGCCGCGCCCGTCTCGGGCGCCGACGCGGAGTGGCTGGCCCGCTGGTGGCCGCTGCGGGAGCCCGGCGCGCGGGCCGAGATCGGGCGGCCCCGGGACGCGGCGTGGGCGGCGGCGGTGGGCTCGCTCGCGGCGGGCCGCGCGGTGGCCGTCGACTACGCGCACGTCCGGGAGTCCCGGCCGCTCTTCGGCACGCTGACCGGCTTCCGGGCCGGCCGCGAGGTACCGCCGGTCCCGGACGGCAGCTGCGACGTGACGGCCCACGTGGCCGCGGACGCGTGCGGGGCGGCGGGTGGCGGCGCGGAGCTCGTCACCCAGCGGGAGGCCCTGCACCGGCTCGGGGTGTCCGGGGGCCGACCGCCGCTCTCGCTCGCCACGACCGACCCCGCCGGCTACGTCCGCGCGCTCGCGTCCGCCGGCGAGGCCGCCGAGCTCACCGCCCGCGGCGGCCTCGGCGACTTCCTCTGGCTGACGCAGCGGGTCCCGCCCGCCACCGGCTGA
- a CDS encoding sensor histidine kinase, with the protein MQRLYDFIRRHPTGVDSFWAVVLLGFSLLWVATTYPAVDQPFAYGVVAVLFSLVVALRRRAPEKMLLLAVVLGLVQLGFGLLPFMADFAMLVIVFTVAAHDGPRWASRLALVGGLSASTLSQVRWPMEDIDSVAARIFFTVIMTVPFALAWVLGDSLRTRRAYFAQLEERASRLEREREAQAKVAVAAERARIARELHDVVAHNVSVMVVQADGAAYVMDSSPETAKQALETISTTGRQALAEMRRLLGILRTGEHQEAGEYVPQPDVGQIEDLVEQVRSAGLTVDFAIEGSPRPLPSGVELTAYRIVQEALTNTRKHGGPDVGASVRLVYFDDGLGLLVEDDGRGAPQEMYEDGGADGRGHGLIGMRERVGMVGGTLDAGPRPGGGFRISALLPLKPAH; encoded by the coding sequence GTGCAGCGCCTCTACGACTTCATCCGCAGACACCCGACGGGCGTCGACTCCTTCTGGGCCGTCGTCCTCCTCGGGTTCTCCCTTCTGTGGGTGGCGACGACCTACCCGGCGGTCGATCAGCCCTTCGCGTACGGGGTCGTCGCCGTGCTCTTCTCCCTGGTCGTGGCCCTGCGCCGACGTGCCCCGGAGAAGATGCTGCTCCTCGCGGTCGTCCTCGGCCTCGTCCAGCTCGGCTTCGGCCTGCTGCCGTTCATGGCCGACTTCGCCATGCTCGTGATCGTCTTCACGGTCGCGGCGCACGACGGTCCCCGCTGGGCCTCCCGCCTCGCCCTCGTCGGCGGACTCAGTGCCTCCACGCTCTCGCAGGTGAGATGGCCCATGGAGGACATCGACTCCGTCGCGGCCCGGATCTTCTTCACGGTCATCATGACCGTGCCGTTCGCGCTCGCCTGGGTCCTCGGCGACTCGCTCCGCACCCGCCGCGCCTACTTCGCGCAGCTGGAGGAGCGGGCCTCCCGTCTGGAGCGGGAGCGCGAGGCGCAGGCCAAGGTCGCGGTCGCCGCCGAGCGGGCCCGGATCGCCCGCGAGCTGCACGACGTCGTCGCCCACAACGTGTCGGTGATGGTCGTCCAGGCCGACGGCGCCGCCTACGTCATGGACTCCTCCCCGGAGACCGCCAAGCAGGCCCTGGAGACGATCTCCACGACGGGCCGGCAGGCCCTCGCCGAGATGCGCCGCCTCCTCGGCATCCTGCGCACCGGGGAGCACCAGGAGGCCGGCGAGTACGTGCCGCAGCCCGACGTGGGCCAGATCGAGGACCTCGTCGAGCAGGTCCGCAGCGCCGGCCTCACCGTCGACTTCGCGATCGAGGGGAGCCCCCGCCCGCTGCCCAGCGGCGTCGAGCTCACCGCGTACCGGATCGTGCAGGAGGCGCTCACCAACACGCGCAAGCACGGCGGTCCCGACGTCGGCGCGAGCGTCCGGCTCGTCTACTTCGACGACGGCCTCGGGCTGCTCGTCGAGGACGACGGCCGCGGCGCTCCGCAGGAGATGTACGAGGACGGCGGCGCCGACGGGCGCGGCCATGGTCTGATCGGCATGCGCGAGCGGGTCGGCATGGTCGGCGGCACGCTGGACGCGGGGCCGCGTCCCGGGGGCGGCTTCCGGATCAGCGCACTGCTGCCCCTCAAGCCCGCTCACTGA
- a CDS encoding response regulator transcription factor — protein sequence MSIRVMLVDDQVLLRTGFRMVLAAQPDMEVVAEAGDGVEALEVLRSAAVDVVLMDVRMPKLDGVEATRRICSQPDAPKVLILTTFDLDEYAFSGLKAGASGFMLKDVPPAELLGAIRSVHSGDAVVAPSTTRRLLDRFSPMLPSTGKETRAVDTALARLTDREREVMMLVAQGLSNGEIAARLVLSEATVKTHVGRILTKLGLRDRVQVVVLAYESGLVRAGGGAA from the coding sequence ATGTCCATCCGCGTGATGCTCGTCGACGACCAGGTGCTCCTGCGCACCGGTTTCCGCATGGTGCTCGCCGCCCAGCCCGACATGGAGGTCGTGGCGGAGGCGGGCGACGGCGTGGAGGCGCTGGAGGTCCTGCGGTCCGCGGCGGTCGACGTCGTCCTGATGGACGTGCGCATGCCGAAGCTGGACGGGGTGGAGGCGACCCGGCGGATCTGCTCCCAGCCGGACGCGCCGAAGGTGCTGATCCTGACCACGTTCGACCTCGACGAGTACGCGTTCTCGGGGCTGAAGGCGGGCGCGAGCGGCTTCATGCTGAAGGACGTGCCGCCGGCGGAGCTGCTGGGCGCGATCCGTTCGGTGCACAGCGGCGACGCGGTCGTGGCGCCCTCCACGACCCGCCGGCTCCTCGACCGCTTCTCGCCGATGCTGCCGTCGACGGGCAAGGAGACGCGGGCCGTCGACACCGCGCTCGCGCGGCTCACGGACCGGGAGCGCGAGGTGATGATGCTGGTCGCGCAGGGCCTGTCGAACGGCGAGATCGCCGCCCGGCTCGTCCTCTCCGAGGCGACGGTGAAGACCCACGTGGGCCGGATCCTGACCAAGTTGGGCCTGCGCGACCGGGTCCAGGTCGTGGTCCTCGCGTACGAGTCGGGCCTGGTCCGCGCGGGCGGCGGCGCCGCGTAG
- a CDS encoding DUF5937 family protein produces MSVTIDITGLPQERISFCPSPLAELGAALHALAEPAHHPRLHAWTTTTAAALKPELADRLHEADFMWRSTRSDILLPPRPRGTLAEELDDLDRMDDEKYVGSALEISCASHYTHGAPSPLVNERMRRRTLDLAAARGPRQVAFVERMLADPPGTRAWIRRLLEDCDEAFFADTWRRVGVQLAADARHKSELMRRKGLAEAVTAASAAMVLEEDEWGSRIVVDKLVQERTSAEGSGVTFLPTAFGWPHLVALHTPGWQPVVQYPVPTRDLGGPATTEAVKLRLEAVAHPLRMRLCRSLARGGYSTGELADTHGITAPEVSRHLAVLKKAGLVTTQRRGRYVLHQLDVSVVARLGSDFLESVLR; encoded by the coding sequence GTGAGCGTGACGATCGACATCACCGGACTGCCGCAGGAGCGCATCTCCTTCTGCCCCTCGCCCCTGGCCGAACTGGGCGCCGCCCTGCACGCCCTGGCCGAGCCCGCGCACCACCCCCGGCTGCACGCCTGGACGACCACGACCGCCGCCGCACTCAAGCCCGAGCTCGCGGACCGGCTCCACGAGGCCGACTTCATGTGGCGCTCCACCCGCTCGGACATCCTGCTGCCGCCGCGGCCCCGGGGGACCCTCGCGGAGGAGCTGGACGACCTCGACCGCATGGACGACGAGAAGTACGTGGGCTCGGCCCTGGAGATCTCCTGCGCCAGCCACTACACGCACGGCGCGCCGTCCCCGCTCGTGAACGAGCGGATGCGGCGCCGCACCCTCGACCTGGCCGCCGCGCGCGGCCCCCGGCAGGTCGCCTTCGTGGAGCGGATGCTCGCCGACCCGCCCGGCACGCGCGCGTGGATCCGGCGGCTCCTGGAGGACTGCGACGAGGCCTTCTTCGCCGACACCTGGCGCCGCGTCGGCGTGCAGCTCGCCGCCGACGCCCGGCACAAGAGCGAGCTGATGCGCCGCAAGGGCCTCGCCGAGGCCGTCACCGCCGCCTCGGCCGCGATGGTCCTGGAGGAGGACGAGTGGGGTTCCCGGATCGTCGTCGACAAGCTGGTCCAGGAGCGGACGAGCGCCGAGGGCTCGGGCGTGACGTTCCTGCCGACCGCCTTCGGCTGGCCGCACCTCGTCGCCCTGCACACGCCCGGCTGGCAGCCGGTCGTCCAGTACCCCGTGCCGACCCGCGACCTCGGCGGCCCCGCCACGACCGAGGCGGTCAAACTGCGCCTGGAGGCGGTCGCGCACCCGCTGCGGATGCGGCTGTGCCGCAGCCTCGCCCGGGGCGGGTACTCGACGGGCGAGCTGGCCGACACGCACGGCATCACCGCTCCTGAGGTCTCCCGGCACCTCGCGGTCCTGAAGAAGGCCGGGCTTGTCACCACCCAGCGCCGCGGCCGGTACGTGCTCCACCAGCTCGACGTCTCCGTCGTCGCCCGGCTCGGCAGCGACTTCCTGGAGAGCGTGCTGCGCTGA